The Aquicella siphonis DNA segment GTATAGATTCGAACCTCCGGCACAGGAATTCATGGTTCGACAAAACCGCATTAGCGGTTTTGCCACCATCCTCTCCGGGACGCTTAACTAGTATTTAATAATCAGTATGTTATAAAAAACATTTTTTCCGAAGCAAAAATCTTTTTCATTCTGGGGCATCCATGGGGGCAGCCAAATGGATTACTACATTAATTATGGCTTTTTAAATCAAGGATGATTTTCACTGGTTCTTCCAGCCATCCAGATTGCTTTTTGTAAAGTAAGAAGCTAGATTGGGGCGCAATTAAAAAAAGGAATCGAATATGCATAAAGTCATAACACTTGGACTGTCTTTCACTTTTTTAACATCAGCATGGGCAGCTCAATCACAACCTAGTTTATTTCCAATTAAAAGCCAAGCTGAATTGACATCACGACATTCAAAGTTTAAAGAAAATATTACCACCATCGCATACTTGGTAAAAGCGGGCGGATATGGTGGTAATGAGCAAATAGGTAAGCTCATTTATGCTGGCATTTCGCCAAATTTACCAGAATTGACTGTTTCACGAGATGCAGCAACTGGTATATGTTATATGATGAATGAAAATGCTAATGTAACAGATAGAGATTACAAAACATTAAATTTTTCTTGTATCTCTACTGATCCTTCCCATTTTAATCTTTATTGGAATGACAATTTTGGTGCAATGAATGGCGGTTATTCTCCTGCGAATGATATGTTGTATGCGGTTGATACTGTCACGAATATGTTTAAAGATTGGTACAATATCCCTCCAGTAGTTGATGGTACTTTAAAAAAGCGTATTAATGTCAGCATACTTAAAAATTGGAATAATGCCACAGCAGATGTAAAAGATGGAATCTGGGTAGGAGATGGAATTGGAAGTGAAATTGGTTATCCATTAACTTCCTTAGGCGTGATTTCTTTTCTGACTGGGATGATATTCACAGAACAAAATTCTAATTTGTACGATGGAGAATATGCACAATCAAGCGGTATTGCCCACGCATTTTATTCTATGACTGCAATGGCTGCAGAATATTATGCGACAGGAAAAAACACGTGGCAGGTTGGTGCAGATATTTCAAGAAATGGCGTGGCCCTACATTATTTGGATAGGCCCAGTAAAAATGGTAAGGATATAGATACGCTTTCTCAATACCACGAGGGTATGCAAGCTTTTGAGAGCTGTGGTTTATTTAATCGCGCTTTTTACTTATTAGCGACTAGCAATGGCTGGGACACACACAAGGCATATAATGTGTTCGTACAAGCTAATCGATTTCATTGGAGAGATCGTAGAATGGATTTCCAAAAAGGGGCATGCGAGGTTGTGATATCTGCAAGAGAATTAGGTTATGAAACTGCAAGTGTAATGAATGCTTTTTCTTATGTTGGTATTGATGATGTAAGACTTTGTTAAAATAGAAAAAAGATTAACTAGATTTAATTTCAAAAACACGCATGCAAATAAAGCGTTTGATCGTATTTGAAATATCACTCAACAAGTTCTCCGGATTAACAGGCTCATGCCACGGCATCACCTCTGGAAAAGGTGATTTTTCTCCTTCTTGGCGGACCGCTTTTTCTTGCTTAACGATGGAATCCAGTGTTGCAGGACGAATCCCCATCTCTTTTGCGAATATATTTCTTACATGATCATATGCAATCGGTGTTAACTGCTTAAGCTTGTTAATCAAATCCGTATCATGCGTTGAATGGTCAGAATTATTTTGTGTATTAACTAATTTTAGATTCATAGAGAAGCTCCTAGATACATTTGCGACTTTGTTCGATGCGCGCTTGCAGCCATTCATTGATTTCGGATTCAATCCAGCCAACAGCTCGGCCTCCGCCTAAATTAATAGGGCGTGGGAATGAACCTTCTGCAATGCGTGAATAGATGGTGGAACGTGAAAGCCCTGTGCGGGCTTCGACTTGTTTGCGACGAAGGATGGTATAATTTTTCGGGATTGTATTGGTCATTATGTTCTTTTCCAGGATTTGAGAAGAACATAATAAAAATCAGATGCCCTGACGCGTAAAAAGAGACCGCTGCCATCAGCCAGTCGCTGCTCGACTGCTTTTGAGGTGGCATGCTCGATTTGTTTGGAGGTCAATTTACTCATCTATTTTCCTATTCGGGTATAATCATGGGTATAACCAAATTGCTGGCATTAAGCGGAACATAGGGAAATATACTGGACTATGGAAAGAAACAACTATATGAATTTTAATATAATTTAGACGTTACCGGAATTCCTCGGAATTTGCTAAACTGGACTCCTAAGGGCAGGTCGGAGGTTCGAATCCTCTCCGGCACAGGAATTCATGGTTCGACAAAACCGCATTAGCGGTTTTGCCACCATCCTCTCCGGGACGTATAAAAATAAAAGGACCCGCAGGGTCTTTTTATTTTTATAGGTGCCGTATAGATTCGAACCTCCGACTTATGATCCATTAATCTAAGGGGTATTAAAACATGACCAAACCTAAACGTATTTTCATTGTTGGACATACGGGTGCAGGCAAATTCTTGTTGAGCGAAGCATTAGCTAAAAGACTTGGTTGGGAGCTTATTGATGCCAATCCTGGTTTGGAGCGTTACATTGGGCGAAGTTTAAGAGAAATTTTTGGGGAACAAGGTGAGGAGGCGTTTCATAGCTGTGAAGCTGAAATCATATCTCATTATATCGGCAAAGAGCATGTTGTGGTGTTGCTTGAAGAAGCGGTGATTGCCACAAAAGAAAATAGAAAATTGTTATCTTCAGAATTCGTTATTTATTTGAAAGTTTCAACGCCAGTGCAGCTTGAACGGATGAAGGGCGGCAGGATTCCGTTGCTGCCAATCGCGGACATGAAAGCGTTTTTAGACAAACAGCACGCTGAGCGCGATCATCTATTTGAAGAAGTGGCTACCTTAACCATAGACTCTGTTTCTGTTGAGGATGATGTAAATAAAATAATAAAAGCTCTTGAAGAATAAGTGTATGAATAAACGCAATAAAGAAAAAGTTTATGAAGCATATGAAGAAATTGTTGATTGGTTT contains these protein-coding regions:
- a CDS encoding Arm DNA-binding domain-containing protein, with translation MSKLTSKQIEHATSKAVEQRLADGSGLFLRVRASDFYYVLLKSWKRT
- a CDS encoding M4 family metallopeptidase is translated as MHKVITLGLSFTFLTSAWAAQSQPSLFPIKSQAELTSRHSKFKENITTIAYLVKAGGYGGNEQIGKLIYAGISPNLPELTVSRDAATGICYMMNENANVTDRDYKTLNFSCISTDPSHFNLYWNDNFGAMNGGYSPANDMLYAVDTVTNMFKDWYNIPPVVDGTLKKRINVSILKNWNNATADVKDGIWVGDGIGSEIGYPLTSLGVISFLTGMIFTEQNSNLYDGEYAQSSGIAHAFYSMTAMAAEYYATGKNTWQVGADISRNGVALHYLDRPSKNGKDIDTLSQYHEGMQAFESCGLFNRAFYLLATSNGWDTHKAYNVFVQANRFHWRDRRMDFQKGACEVVISARELGYETASVMNAFSYVGIDDVRLC
- a CDS encoding shikimate kinase: MTKPKRIFIVGHTGAGKFLLSEALAKRLGWELIDANPGLERYIGRSLREIFGEQGEEAFHSCEAEIISHYIGKEHVVVLLEEAVIATKENRKLLSSEFVIYLKVSTPVQLERMKGGRIPLLPIADMKAFLDKQHAERDHLFEEVATLTIDSVSVEDDVNKIIKALEE
- a CDS encoding helix-turn-helix transcriptional regulator, whose translation is MTNTIPKNYTILRRKQVEARTGLSRSTIYSRIAEGSFPRPINLGGGRAVGWIESEINEWLQARIEQSRKCI